One Pleurodeles waltl isolate 20211129_DDA chromosome 3_2, aPleWal1.hap1.20221129, whole genome shotgun sequence genomic window carries:
- the METTL16 gene encoding RNA N6-adenosine-methyltransferase METTL16 isoform X1, whose protein sequence is MKRQLGTIDSIFCKRERLEDNTATDDNSDDVSSETCGKLWQTSMEKSGIVCEKSAPTVVDLSISSVEIYQSKNVTVNSQTAVSSPWDPSRPIPRTEDELQRLVLYGPHQPIGPFSRKKIGEKHRGFRAEFYKDFPWVEYSFETESMYCFTCRIFGQKVSHCHGKIDPSFTTAGCKNWTNPTRALRKHSTSLHHQRALQLHEDYKRSPRFLASLLEAGKTKLNEDKNQCQENHDVMLRLFRVVQILGNQGILFGRNAETSDSDFHGMYLELCELLAEFDAVLAKHKTASSHTYTSVMIQNELINVMFEVMCYKIKKALQDVQWVSIVVEETSDYSHNEHVVVLLRYCDPSMKVHETLISIQATEELDSWSLMTILKTSLAAVGITENEVVALCYDSVTAKKGVNKGVHALVTEWCGRAVPYVHYHAHCLNLLLVGAMKCTRAAFSFFGHLENLYTFIERNCAHHNVLENLMKAVCVLKPLSDARWPCRAEAVNAIASNIQALGSALKEIEDRTFCSKTAVQAASLSEALQSFNFLFWLTMLLPVLNAINKASKELQRAREDLLCVCHAVSMLKTVLHDMRDGYDSLFSSLAQQCDTAGISMVQNGTVGFGNPGNENFYSNMKERMREDYNEVLNNTLSELDDRFSPEVLFLLEAFAQVLLKRRASDPKIRLVASFCNVSQCDLANEIVLLRNDNLFNEESYSSIDELLVCLKKPTDAMYTVFRKVLGVFLTLPITGTSVGQSCSKLAQVRTKLHSTKYHDRLDALLMMAVEQNLCKSINLNQCVEVFKMKHGNSVHV, encoded by the coding sequence ATGAAGAGACAGCTGGGAACAATTGACAGCATTTTTTGTAAAAGAGAAAGACTTGAAGATAACACTGCCACTGATGACAACAGTGATGATGTATCATCTGAGACCTGTGGGAAATTATGGCAGACAAGTATGGAAAAAAGTGGCATTGTATGTGAAAAGTCTGCACCTACTGTGGTTGATCTATCGATATCTTCAGTAGAGAtctatcaatcaaaaaatgtgacTGTGAATTCCCAGACAGCAGTTTCCTCCCCGTGGGATCCTTCAAGGCCAATCCCAAGAACTGAAGATGAACTTCAAAGATTAGTTCTCTATGGCCCACATCAGCCAATAGGGCCATTTTCTAGAAAAAAAATTGGTGAGAAACATAGAGGTTTTAGGGCTGAGTTCTACAAAGATTTTCCATGGGTTGAGTATTCTTTTGAGACTGAAAGCATGTATTGCTTTACATGTCGCATTTTTGGACAGAAAGTTAGCCACTGCCATGGGAAAATTGATCCTTCTTTTACAACTGCTGGATGTAAGAACTGGACAAATCCAACTAGAGCCCTAAGGAAGCATAGCACCTCTCTGCACCACCAGCGAGCCTTGCAGTTACATGAAGACTACAAGCGATCACCTAGGTTTTTGGCAAGTCTACTAGAAGCTGGCAAAACTAAACTAAATGAGGATAAAAACCAATGTCAGGAAAACCATGATGTAATGTTGCGCCTTTTTCGTGTTGTACAGATTTTAGGAAATCAAGGTATTCTGTTTGGGAGGAACGCTGAGACTTCTGATTCAGACTTCCATGGGATGTACTTGGAGTTGTGTGAACTGCTTGCGGAATTTGATGCAGTTCTGGCAAAGCACAAGACTGCCTCCTCTCATACGTATACCTCTGTAATGATCCAAAATGAGCTCATAAATGTAATGTTTGAAGTGATGTGTTATAAAATAAAGAAAGCACTGCAAGATGTGCAGTGGGTTAGTATTGTGGTGGAGGAGACTTCAGATTATTCCCATAACGAGCATGTTGTTGTACTTCTAAGATACTGCGATCCCTCCATGAAAGTCCACGAGACCCTGATATCCATCCAGGCGACTGAAGAACTTGATTCATGGTCTCTCATGACTATACTGAAAACAAGTCTTGCTGCAGTGGGTATCACAGAAAATGAAGTTGTAGCTCTCTGTTATGACAGTGTTACAGCAAAGAAAGGTGTGAACAAGGGAGTTCATGCTCTTGTGACTGAATGGTGCGGACGGGCTGTTCCATATGTGCATTACCATGCCCACTGTCTGAACCTTCTGCTAGTGGGCGCAATGAAATGTACAAGGGCGGCATTCTCTTTTTTTGGGCATCTTGAAAACTTGTATACGTTCATTGAGAGAAACTGTGCTCACCACAACGTTCTTGAAAACCTTATGAAAGCAGTTTGTGTACTTAAACCACTGTCCGATGCACGATGGCCATGTAGAGCGGAGGCAGTCAATGCTATTGCAAGCAATATCCAGGCCCTCGGGAGTGCTCTTAAAGAAATTGAGGACAGAACATTTTGTAGCAAGACTGCCGTTCAAGCAGCAAGTTTGTCCGAAGCGCTGCAGTCTTTCAATTTTCTCTTCTGGTTAACAATGCTACTTCCTGTTCTAAATGCCATTAACAAAGCGAGCAAAGAGCTACAGAGGGCCAGGGAGGATCTCCTTTGCGTCTGCCACGCAGTATCCATGCTCAAAACCGTTCTCCACGATATGAGGGATGGATATGATTCTTTGTTCTCAAGCCTGGCACAGCAGTGTGATACAGCTGGAATCtcaatggtgcagaatggaacAGTTGGCTTTGGGAATCCTGGTAATGAAAACTTCTATTCAAACATGAAGGAACGTATGCGGGAGGATTACAATGAGGTGCTCAATAATACACTGTCGGAGCTCGATGATCGATTTTCACCAGAAGTTCTCTTTCTTTTGGAAGCCTTCGCACAAGTGCTACTGAAGCGACGTGCTTCAGATCCAAAGATCCGACTTGTCGCATCATTTTGTAATGTTTCTCAGTGTGACCTAGCTAACGAAATCGTGTTATTGAGGAATGATAATCTGTTCAATGAAGAAAGTTACAGTTCAATTGATGAACTTCTTGTATGCTTGAAAAAACCCACAGATGCAATGTACACTGTCTTCAGAAAAGTATTAGGTGTGTTCCTCACTTTACCCATCACCGGTACCAGTGTTGGACAATCCTGTTCTAAGCTTGCACAAGTGAGAACAAAGCTGCATTCCACAAAGTATCATGATCGACTGGATGCCTTGCTTATGATGGCCGTGGAGCAAAATTTGTGCAAGTCAATAAACTTAAATCAGTGTGTTGAGGTTTTCAAGATGAAACATGGCAATTCCGTGCATGTTTAG